CGTCCAGCTGGTGATCGGTCAGCCGGTGCAGCGCACCGGTCGTCACGATCAGCTGCGGTGGATTCCCCGGCATCCACCAGGCGTCCGGATACTCGTCCTCCAGCACCAGCAGCGGACCGCGTGCGACAGCACCCAGCCCGGCCGGCAGATCCGGCGCCCGCTCCCGCAGATGCTCACGGGCGAGCCCCTGGCGCCGACGGGCCTCGACCAGTTCACGGGCCAGCATCGCCGTGGTCCACGCGGCCCCGCCCGCCAGCAGCAGGGTCAGGGCGACCGCCCAGACCGGCGCCGCCGAGAGGTCGTACGCCGCGGTCACGGCCGGCGGCGCCGGCGCGAACACATGGTCGCGGACCGTGTGGAAGACCGCCGCCGCCCCCAGCACCAGCGCCGTCAGACAGCACAGCAGCACCGTGGCGACCAGGCACTGCCACACCCACAGCCCGACCACCGGTTCCCGTTCGGGCCACGCGGACCGGGTGAGCGCACGCGGCACCGGCACGGCGGCCGCTACGGCGACGGTGCTCAGCAGGAGCAGGCAGAGAGTCATGCCACGGGCTCCGCTTCCTGATCGGAGACAGGGAAGGTGGGGCAGGGTGGTGAGGTGCTGCGGGGCGGTCGGTACGTCGTCCCACGTATGCCGCCCGCCGCCAGTATGCCGTGAGCGGACGCCCTGCGGCAGGACTCGAGCAGCACCGGACGCCTCACACCTCCCCCGGCACCACCCGCCCCGCCACTTCCCCCAGGCCCACCCGGACCCCGCCCGGGCCGGGAGCCCACGCCGACAGCGTCACCACGTCCCCGTCCTCCAGGAACGTCCGCTTCCCGTCGGGGAGTTCGAGCGCGTCCCGTCCGTTCCAGGTCAGCTCCAGCAGCGAACCCCGCTCACCCGCCGAGGGCCCGCTCACCGTTCCCGAGCCGTACAGGTCACCCGTCCTGAGCGAGGCCCCGTTCACCGTCATGTGAGCCAACTGCTGCGCCGCCGTCCAGTACATGGTGGAGAACGGCGGCTCCGACACCACGTGGCCGTTGACCGCGACGGAGATCCGCAGGTCGTAGCCGCCCGGTTCCACGTCGGACGCGGTGTCGTCCAGATACGGCAGCAGCTCGTGGGTCCGCTCCGGCGGCGCCACCCGCGCCTCCTCCAGCGCGTCCAGCGGGGTGATCCACGCCGACACCGACGTGGCGAAGGACTTGCCGAGGAACGGGCCGAGCGGGACGTACTCCCAGGCCTGGATGTCCCGCGCGGACCAGTCGTTGAGCAGACACAGCCCGAAGACGTGCTCCCGGAAGTCGCCGAGCCCGACCGGCCGGCCCAGCTCCGAGGGCGTCCCGACCACGAAGCCGACCTCCGCCTCGATGTCGAGCCGCACGGACGGCCCGAAGACGGGAGAGGCGTCGGAAGGGGCCTTCCGCTGCCCCGACGGCCGTACGACATCCGTCCCCGACACCACCACCGTGCCCGCGCGGCCGTGGTACCCGATCGGCAGGTGCTTCCAGTTGG
This portion of the Streptomyces canus genome encodes:
- the fahA gene encoding fumarylacetoacetase, yielding MPPFDVPFDVPEGDPFGPHNLPYGVFSPPGSSDRTVGVRLGDHVLDAGAAAAALGSPYVSLLARPSLGPLLAAGRTAWSDVRRALTAWVTVPAHQEAVAGFFHPLSSVDLHLPFEVADYVDFYASENHARNVGQIFRPDAADSLTPNWKHLPIGYHGRAGTVVVSGTDVVRPSGQRKAPSDASPVFGPSVRLDIEAEVGFVVGTPSELGRPVGLGDFREHVFGLCLLNDWSARDIQAWEYVPLGPFLGKSFATSVSAWITPLDALEEARVAPPERTHELLPYLDDTASDVEPGGYDLRISVAVNGHVVSEPPFSTMYWTAAQQLAHMTVNGASLRTGDLYGSGTVSGPSAGERGSLLELTWNGRDALELPDGKRTFLEDGDVVTLSAWAPGPGGVRVGLGEVAGRVVPGEV
- a CDS encoding M56 family metallopeptidase, coding for MTLCLLLLSTVAVAAAVPVPRALTRSAWPEREPVVGLWVWQCLVATVLLCCLTALVLGAAAVFHTVRDHVFAPAPPAVTAAYDLSAAPVWAVALTLLLAGGAAWTTAMLARELVEARRRQGLAREHLRERAPDLPAGLGAVARGPLLVLEDEYPDAWWMPGNPPQLIVTTGALHRLTDHQLDAVLTHERGHARARHDWLLHLSTALATGFPRVPLFAHFCDQTHRLVELAADDTASRRCGHLTTALALIELNQHRGVLSCASSHRLLGERVDRLLEPPPRLLRRQRALTSATAALVPLLPLLIVFGPGLSALV